In Arthrobacter sp. PAMC25284, a single genomic region encodes these proteins:
- a CDS encoding SDR family oxidoreductase, which yields MPEGSPQSGPARPASPRKVLVTGATGYIGGRLVPRLLEAGHTVKVIVRTPAKIAGVPWLNDVEVVQGSLDDGGILREALDGVDVLYYLVHSMAGGTGFEQKEKTMAETAAAAATAAGVSRIVYLGGLHPGGTELSTHMRSRETVGKVFLNSQVDAVVFQAGVVIGSGSASFEMIRHLSDTLPVMPAPSWVRNKIEAIAVRDVLYYLVSAASVAGPVNRTFDIGSRQVLTYADMMNEYAAEAGLPKRLVLALPIPAAKLAGMWVALTTPIPLSMSLPLVESLQHDAISGEHDIDAVIPQPEGGLTGFRHAVALALNKERDGQIETAWSNAGADADPLPSDPDWAGHRVFVDERTYDSEAAPEHVWTIIEGIGGKSGWYSMPLAWTIRGWIDSVTGGAGLSRGRRHPHRLAEGEAVDWWRAERIDRGRLLRLRAEMKVPGRAWLELSVEPDGDGSRYRQRAIFFPKGLGGRLYWLAVLPFHSLIFPAMSRNIAAAALKLQEAESEQPRPST from the coding sequence ATGCCCGAGGGATCGCCGCAAAGCGGCCCCGCCAGGCCCGCAAGCCCCCGGAAGGTGCTGGTCACAGGCGCCACCGGCTACATTGGCGGCCGACTGGTCCCCCGGTTGCTGGAGGCCGGACACACCGTGAAGGTCATCGTCCGGACGCCCGCCAAGATTGCCGGAGTGCCGTGGCTCAACGACGTAGAGGTCGTACAGGGCAGCCTCGACGACGGCGGGATCCTGCGGGAGGCGCTGGACGGCGTCGACGTTCTCTACTACCTGGTGCATTCGATGGCCGGCGGCACCGGCTTCGAACAAAAGGAAAAGACGATGGCGGAAACCGCGGCCGCGGCGGCGACGGCTGCGGGCGTCAGCCGGATCGTGTACCTCGGCGGCCTCCACCCCGGCGGCACCGAACTGTCCACCCACATGCGCTCCCGGGAAACGGTCGGCAAAGTCTTCCTCAACAGCCAGGTGGACGCTGTGGTCTTCCAGGCAGGGGTGGTCATCGGCTCCGGCTCAGCCTCCTTCGAAATGATCCGGCACCTCTCCGACACCCTGCCCGTCATGCCCGCACCGAGCTGGGTGCGGAACAAAATTGAAGCCATCGCCGTCCGCGACGTGCTCTACTACCTGGTGTCCGCTGCATCCGTTGCCGGTCCGGTCAACCGCACGTTCGATATCGGTTCCCGCCAGGTGCTGACCTACGCAGACATGATGAACGAATACGCCGCCGAAGCCGGCCTGCCCAAGCGGTTGGTGCTCGCGCTCCCGATCCCGGCTGCCAAACTCGCGGGAATGTGGGTGGCCCTGACGACTCCAATCCCGCTGTCCATGTCCCTTCCCCTGGTGGAATCCCTGCAGCACGATGCGATTTCCGGCGAGCACGACATCGATGCGGTGATCCCCCAGCCAGAGGGCGGACTGACCGGTTTCCGGCACGCTGTGGCATTGGCGCTGAATAAGGAACGCGACGGGCAGATCGAAACGGCCTGGTCCAACGCTGGCGCCGACGCCGACCCGTTGCCGAGCGATCCGGACTGGGCCGGCCACCGGGTCTTCGTCGACGAGCGGACCTACGACAGCGAGGCCGCCCCGGAACACGTCTGGACCATCATCGAAGGCATCGGCGGCAAGAGCGGCTGGTACTCCATGCCTTTGGCCTGGACGATCCGCGGCTGGATTGACAGCGTTACCGGTGGCGCCGGGCTCAGCCGCGGACGCCGGCACCCGCACCGGTTGGCCGAGGGCGAGGCAGTGGACTGGTGGCGGGCCGAGCGGATCGACCGCGGCAGGCTGCTGCGGCTCCGCGCCGAAATGAAGGTCCCGGGCCGGGCGTGGCTGGAACTGTCCGTCGAGCCGGACGGGGACGGCAGCCGCTACCGGCAGCGGGCGATCTTCTTCCCCAAGGGGCTCGGGGGCCGGCTGTATTGGCTCGCAGTACTGCCGTTCCACAGCCTGATCTTCCCAGCCATGTCGCGCAACATTGCCGCCGCGGCCCTGAAGCTGCAGGAGGCCGAATCGGAGCAACCCCGGCCCAGCACGTAA
- a CDS encoding DUF2505 domain-containing protein, producing the protein MALSASTTVQHSVDRVAAVFANEDFLRHTSELVGGTLESFVIDGDPAGAFSTTTVRTIPTTRMPDIARKFVGESVNVTQVETWAAPTADGSRHSNISLKIAGAPLDVKAVQRLVSDAGSTRIELEGTVTSSVPFLGGKIADAAEPMVGKALNIQSQQAQAWLESH; encoded by the coding sequence ATGGCCCTGAGTGCATCCACTACCGTCCAGCACAGCGTTGACCGTGTCGCCGCTGTCTTCGCCAATGAGGACTTCCTCCGCCACACGAGCGAACTCGTCGGCGGGACGCTGGAATCCTTCGTCATCGACGGTGATCCGGCCGGAGCGTTCAGCACCACCACCGTGCGGACCATCCCCACCACCCGGATGCCGGACATCGCCCGGAAGTTCGTCGGTGAAAGCGTGAACGTGACCCAGGTTGAGACCTGGGCGGCTCCCACGGCCGACGGTTCCCGGCACAGCAACATCTCCCTGAAAATCGCCGGGGCTCCGCTCGACGTGAAGGCTGTCCAGCGTCTTGTCTCCGACGCCGGCAGTACCCGGATCGAACTCGAAGGGACCGTGACGTCATCCGTACCGTTCCTCGGCGGCAAGATCGCCGACGCGGCCGAGCCGATGGTGGGCAAGGCCCTGAACATCCAGTCCCAGCAGGCCCAGGCCTGGCTCGAGAGCCACTAG
- a CDS encoding SCO4848 family membrane protein — MQLPFFLAVVLIVAGLWSLVVWPQFLRRVMKDPRARDAGGKATRFLTVHVVLVSISLLFGAATAAVGVAGLFG, encoded by the coding sequence GTGCAGCTTCCTTTTTTTCTGGCCGTTGTGCTGATCGTTGCGGGCCTGTGGTCCCTCGTCGTCTGGCCGCAGTTTCTGCGCCGGGTGATGAAGGACCCACGGGCCCGCGACGCCGGCGGCAAGGCCACCCGATTCCTCACCGTCCACGTTGTCCTCGTCAGCATCTCGCTGCTTTTCGGGGCGGCTACGGCCGCGGTCGGGGTGGCGGGGCTGTTCGGCTAG
- a CDS encoding acyltransferase family protein — MTAYLASAQTEPQQRSVRIDLVRLLGLTVVVAGHVWAQFPIGGYVAIFFVLAGYLHSGRRSLAAEVRYQTWKLLIPYAAWLLLLAIPYFVRLTLGRTGPVDFGGRALDLLWGGERATRPFTAFWFMTAMFVAAVLFRVLVRAPRWLYVGCLVAALAASVFDQELLGDRPGAADVGAVAILFMAAGHAYRWIEPKIDRPFTAALAVIAGCAILVASGTSARMTLKAADFGTPVLSVAVAVLIAVAALSLARPLARSLSANASRTVTALVRMGTPVILLHAVPLWLLPDSVPQTVKFVLAWAFPVCVALALLRFPNSWARRTLMPDKNHHLL; from the coding sequence ATGACAGCCTATTTGGCGAGCGCACAAACCGAACCGCAGCAACGGTCGGTCCGCATCGATCTTGTACGTTTGCTGGGACTGACGGTGGTCGTGGCCGGCCACGTCTGGGCCCAGTTCCCGATCGGCGGTTACGTAGCGATTTTCTTCGTTCTCGCCGGCTACCTGCACTCCGGCCGGCGTTCCTTGGCCGCGGAGGTCCGGTACCAGACGTGGAAGCTCCTCATCCCCTATGCCGCCTGGCTGCTGTTGCTGGCCATCCCGTATTTTGTCCGACTTACATTAGGACGGACCGGTCCCGTGGACTTCGGAGGCCGCGCCCTGGATCTGCTCTGGGGCGGCGAACGGGCCACCAGGCCATTTACCGCATTCTGGTTCATGACGGCGATGTTTGTCGCCGCGGTGCTCTTCCGAGTCCTCGTCCGGGCGCCCCGCTGGCTCTACGTCGGCTGCCTCGTGGCCGCCTTGGCAGCGAGCGTCTTTGACCAAGAGCTCCTCGGGGACCGGCCGGGCGCGGCGGACGTCGGGGCGGTGGCAATCCTGTTCATGGCCGCCGGGCATGCCTACCGGTGGATAGAGCCGAAGATCGACCGGCCGTTCACGGCGGCCTTGGCCGTCATCGCCGGGTGCGCCATCCTGGTCGCGTCCGGAACAAGTGCCAGAATGACACTCAAGGCCGCGGACTTCGGGACGCCCGTCCTCAGCGTCGCCGTCGCCGTGCTGATTGCCGTAGCCGCGCTGTCTCTGGCCCGGCCGCTGGCCCGGTCCTTGTCCGCCAACGCGAGCCGGACCGTAACGGCGCTCGTACGGATGGGGACGCCCGTTATTCTGCTCCATGCTGTCCCGCTCTGGCTGTTACCGGACAGCGTTCCCCAGACCGTGAAGTTCGTTCTGGCCTGGGCATTTCCTGTTTGCGTGGCGCTGGCCCTGCTGCGGTTCCCGAATTCCTGGGCCAGGCGCACACTCATGCCGGACAAGAACCACCATCTGCTCTGA
- a CDS encoding UDP-glucose/GDP-mannose dehydrogenase family protein, with product MRISVIGCGYLGAVHAACMARLGHDVVGIDVDAAKVAQLSDGQAPFYEPDLDDLLTELEDTGRLRFTTDMAAARGSEVHFICVGTPQKRGENGADLRYVDAAVEALAAYVSPGDVVAGKSTVPVGTAARLAEVITAAEPHATLVWNPEFLREGHAVADTLGPDRFVYGVPDGSEEHPAVAVLDRVYETPLATGTPRLVLDYATAELVKAAANSFLATKISFINAMAEVCEATGADVSRLADALGLDDRIGRKFLNAGIGFGGGCLPKDIRAFMARAGELGADQALSFLREVDAINMRRRIRVVELTRELCGGTLMGQRIAVLGAAFKPESDDVRDSPALSAAAQLQLQGAIVTVTDPQALANAAKRFPELPLEPDLEATLHKADAVLLLTEWKQYRDMDPHTVKALVSAPRILDGRNVLDPAKWRAAGWTYKGLGRP from the coding sequence ATGCGGATTTCGGTCATCGGTTGCGGATATTTGGGGGCGGTCCACGCGGCCTGCATGGCACGGCTTGGCCACGACGTGGTGGGCATCGATGTCGACGCCGCCAAAGTCGCCCAACTGTCCGACGGCCAGGCTCCCTTCTACGAACCGGACCTCGATGATCTCCTGACCGAACTGGAGGATACCGGCCGACTGCGGTTTACCACCGACATGGCCGCCGCGCGCGGCTCCGAAGTCCACTTCATCTGTGTTGGCACACCGCAAAAACGCGGCGAAAACGGCGCCGATCTGCGGTATGTCGATGCCGCCGTTGAAGCCTTGGCCGCCTACGTCTCCCCCGGCGATGTGGTTGCTGGAAAGTCCACAGTTCCAGTCGGCACCGCTGCACGCCTCGCTGAGGTCATCACAGCCGCGGAGCCGCACGCCACGCTGGTCTGGAACCCTGAATTCCTCCGTGAAGGCCACGCCGTCGCTGATACCCTGGGCCCCGACCGGTTTGTCTACGGCGTACCTGACGGCAGTGAAGAGCACCCCGCAGTGGCTGTGCTGGACCGTGTTTACGAGACTCCGCTGGCCACCGGCACGCCGCGGCTCGTGCTGGACTATGCGACGGCGGAACTGGTCAAGGCAGCTGCCAATTCGTTCCTCGCCACCAAAATCTCCTTCATCAATGCGATGGCCGAGGTCTGTGAAGCCACCGGAGCGGACGTCTCCCGGCTGGCGGATGCGCTCGGCCTCGATGACAGGATCGGACGGAAGTTCCTGAACGCGGGCATCGGCTTCGGCGGCGGCTGCCTGCCGAAGGACATCCGCGCTTTTATGGCCCGCGCCGGTGAGCTGGGCGCGGACCAGGCCCTGTCCTTCCTGCGCGAGGTGGATGCCATCAACATGCGCCGGCGAATCCGGGTGGTGGAGTTGACCCGTGAGCTATGCGGCGGAACCCTGATGGGGCAGCGCATCGCAGTACTGGGCGCCGCGTTCAAGCCCGAGAGCGATGACGTCCGCGACTCCCCCGCGCTCAGCGCGGCGGCGCAACTCCAGCTTCAGGGCGCCATCGTCACCGTCACGGATCCCCAGGCGCTGGCCAATGCCGCCAAGCGATTCCCCGAGTTGCCACTGGAACCTGATCTGGAGGCCACGCTGCACAAGGCGGACGCCGTGCTGCTCCTGACCGAGTGGAAGCAGTACCGCGACATGGATCCGCACACAGTCAAGGCACTGGTGTCAGCTCCGCGCATCCTGGACGGCCGCAACGTCCTGGACCCGGCCAAGTGGCGCGCCGCTGGCTGGACCTATAAAGGCCTCGGCCGGCCCTGA
- the sufU gene encoding Fe-S cluster assembly sulfur transfer protein SufU: MSLDQLYQQIILEHSKARHGSGLAGVAAPGGSTTGQSHQLNPVCGDEITLRVAVSDGQVSELRWDGDGCSISMASASVLTDLAEGMTPEELRTVIGSFREVLRSRGKVAADPEVLGDAAAFEGVSRYAARVKCAMLSWVAAEDALGQALSAEAPSA; this comes from the coding sequence ATGAGTCTTGACCAGCTTTATCAACAGATCATCCTGGAGCACTCCAAAGCCCGCCACGGCAGCGGCCTGGCAGGCGTCGCGGCGCCCGGGGGTTCAACAACGGGACAGTCGCACCAGCTCAACCCGGTCTGCGGCGATGAAATCACGCTCCGGGTTGCGGTGTCCGACGGTCAGGTGAGCGAGCTGCGCTGGGACGGCGACGGATGTTCGATCTCGATGGCCTCCGCTTCGGTGCTGACGGATCTGGCCGAGGGCATGACCCCGGAAGAGCTCCGCACGGTGATCGGCAGCTTCCGGGAAGTGCTCCGCTCGCGCGGCAAAGTGGCCGCGGACCCGGAAGTCCTCGGTGACGCCGCCGCGTTCGAGGGAGTTTCCCGCTACGCAGCCCGGGTCAAGTGCGCCATGCTGTCCTGGGTTGCGGCCGAGGATGCCCTTGGCCAGGCGCTCTCAGCAGAGGCGCCCTCCGCATAG
- a CDS encoding SufS family cysteine desulfurase yields the protein MVAIPAHLRSSAAAIGNDEVLRIRNDFPILQQTVNGRPLIYLDSGATSQNPVSVLEAEQEFYEQRNSAVHRGAHHLAVEATEVFEDARETVAAFIGAADDELVWTSNATEGLNLLSYSFLNASLPGAAPEAARFALSAGDEVVVTEMEHHANLIPWQQLTERTGASLKFIPVDDHGTLDLDAAARIIGPRTRIVAFTHASNVLGTINPVETLVGLARAVGALVVLDACQSAPHLPLDVKALDVDFAVFSGHKMLAPTGIGGLYGRAELLNAMPPFLTGGSMITTVTMDRAGFLPSPQRFEAGTQRISQAVALAAAANYLSETGIARIHAWEAELGQRLVEGLEAIPGIRVLGPAAGRERIGLAAFDVAGVHAHDVGQFLDSRGIAVRVGHHCAQPLHRRLGLTATTRASTYLYNTTDDVDAFLDAVAGVRGYFQA from the coding sequence ATGGTTGCCATCCCAGCCCACCTGCGCAGCTCTGCCGCGGCAATTGGAAACGACGAGGTCCTGAGGATCCGTAACGACTTCCCGATCCTGCAGCAGACCGTCAACGGCAGGCCGCTGATTTACCTCGATTCCGGGGCCACGTCGCAGAATCCCGTCAGCGTGCTGGAGGCCGAACAGGAGTTCTACGAGCAGCGCAACTCGGCGGTCCACCGCGGCGCCCATCACCTGGCCGTCGAGGCCACCGAGGTCTTCGAGGATGCCCGCGAAACGGTGGCGGCCTTCATTGGCGCCGCAGACGATGAACTTGTCTGGACCTCAAATGCCACCGAAGGCCTGAACCTGCTCAGCTACTCCTTCCTTAACGCCTCGCTCCCCGGCGCCGCTCCGGAGGCCGCGAGGTTTGCGCTGTCGGCAGGCGACGAGGTGGTGGTAACGGAGATGGAGCACCACGCCAACCTGATTCCCTGGCAGCAACTGACCGAACGTACCGGGGCAAGCCTGAAATTCATTCCCGTGGATGACCACGGAACCCTGGACCTCGACGCGGCGGCCCGGATCATCGGACCCCGCACGAGGATCGTGGCCTTCACCCACGCCTCGAATGTCCTTGGCACCATCAACCCGGTGGAGACGCTGGTGGGCCTCGCACGGGCCGTGGGCGCACTCGTGGTGCTCGACGCGTGCCAGTCCGCCCCGCACCTGCCGCTGGACGTCAAGGCCCTGGACGTGGACTTCGCCGTTTTCTCCGGGCATAAGATGCTGGCCCCGACGGGCATTGGCGGACTTTACGGCCGCGCCGAGCTGCTTAACGCCATGCCGCCTTTCCTGACCGGTGGCTCCATGATCACCACCGTTACTATGGACCGGGCCGGATTTCTGCCCAGCCCGCAGCGTTTTGAGGCCGGGACCCAGCGGATCTCCCAGGCTGTGGCCCTGGCAGCCGCGGCGAACTACCTCAGCGAAACCGGAATAGCCCGCATCCACGCCTGGGAGGCTGAGCTGGGCCAGCGCCTCGTGGAAGGCCTGGAAGCCATCCCCGGGATCCGGGTGCTGGGCCCGGCGGCGGGCCGGGAACGGATCGGCCTGGCCGCCTTCGACGTGGCGGGCGTGCACGCCCACGACGTCGGACAGTTCCTGGACAGCCGGGGCATCGCCGTGCGGGTGGGTCACCACTGCGCCCAGCCGCTGCACCGCCGGCTCGGGCTGACGGCAACCACACGGGCCAGCACCTACCTTTACAACACAACAGATGATGTGGACGCGTTTCTTGACGCCGTTGCCGGCGTCCGCGGTTACTTCCAGGCTTAA
- a CDS encoding glycerophosphodiester phosphodiesterase — MRGSRMPVSRRHFLGLTAAGTVLGAAGCSACPVPPAGPFRPRAEIVPASAAAAVFVAEGVIAAPGDRGPFTIAELLAAPSFFVAHRGSGDNWPEHTMRAYQSSVDAGLKAIEVSVSSTREEVLVCHHDLNALRLTGIDLTIPRASYAAVESLRNDARAWLGPATPLEPIPLLTDVLDAFAATHVIFLEDKPGTNADEILELLENYPNAREHIVWKQPASSPGHDLAAARGYTTFGYMTSREKERVAELSPGVDVLGVHHTAPEAMIREMVGTGKPVAAWEVHRRSEHARLLNLGVRGFICSNIRNVLHLDAPRMEDSFADGRRGTGDLPWAADAVWDEQPSFVDGAVRISSRETSGYVLGSMAESVNVPEWELEFELRWPERVPAGRNGAGVAFGQDGDGPYRAGDPRSVVGYHLDFTADGTLTLYRQDGGTSPAVSLAHVSSPAPVPGEWVALVVAMSPGRIAARRAGGGSQTWTAESDDIRYGGAWLSLLKNYIAGPPVEFRRVRLREPSAKDGCSAVG; from the coding sequence ATGAGGGGCTCCCGGATGCCGGTCTCCCGGCGCCATTTCCTGGGCCTGACCGCCGCCGGAACCGTTCTCGGCGCGGCAGGATGCTCGGCATGTCCCGTGCCGCCGGCCGGCCCGTTCCGGCCGCGGGCCGAGATCGTGCCGGCCTCCGCTGCGGCCGCCGTGTTCGTGGCGGAGGGCGTGATCGCGGCACCGGGAGACCGCGGGCCATTTACGATTGCGGAGTTGCTGGCGGCGCCGTCGTTCTTCGTCGCGCACCGGGGATCGGGGGATAACTGGCCAGAGCACACCATGCGCGCCTACCAGTCGTCGGTGGACGCCGGGCTCAAAGCGATCGAGGTGTCAGTGTCCTCCACCCGGGAGGAGGTGCTCGTCTGCCACCACGACCTCAACGCCCTGCGCTTGACGGGGATCGACTTGACCATCCCGCGCGCGTCCTATGCCGCGGTGGAATCGCTGCGCAATGACGCGCGCGCATGGCTTGGTCCGGCGACACCGCTGGAACCCATTCCGCTGCTGACCGACGTCCTGGACGCCTTCGCCGCAACGCACGTAATCTTCCTGGAGGACAAACCCGGCACCAACGCAGACGAAATTCTCGAACTGCTGGAGAACTATCCAAACGCGCGCGAACACATTGTTTGGAAACAGCCGGCGTCCTCGCCCGGCCATGACCTGGCGGCGGCCCGCGGGTACACGACCTTCGGTTACATGACGTCGCGGGAAAAAGAGCGGGTCGCAGAGCTTTCGCCGGGGGTGGATGTGCTTGGCGTCCATCACACGGCCCCGGAAGCCATGATCCGCGAGATGGTGGGCACGGGGAAGCCCGTCGCCGCATGGGAGGTCCACCGGCGCAGCGAGCATGCCCGGTTGCTGAACCTCGGCGTGCGCGGTTTCATTTGCTCGAACATCCGGAATGTCCTGCACCTTGATGCGCCGCGCATGGAGGACAGTTTCGCGGACGGGCGGCGGGGCACCGGCGATCTGCCCTGGGCGGCCGACGCAGTCTGGGATGAGCAGCCCTCGTTCGTGGACGGGGCCGTCCGCATCTCCAGTCGGGAGACGTCCGGCTATGTGCTCGGGTCAATGGCCGAATCCGTCAATGTTCCGGAGTGGGAGCTGGAGTTTGAGCTCCGCTGGCCGGAGCGGGTCCCTGCCGGGCGGAACGGCGCCGGAGTCGCCTTCGGGCAGGACGGGGACGGGCCCTACCGCGCCGGTGACCCCCGGTCCGTGGTGGGGTACCACCTCGATTTCACCGCCGACGGCACCCTCACGCTCTATCGACAGGACGGCGGCACGTCGCCCGCGGTCAGTCTTGCCCACGTTTCCAGTCCCGCGCCGGTGCCCGGAGAATGGGTTGCCTTGGTGGTAGCGATGAGCCCCGGCCGGATCGCGGCCCGGCGCGCGGGCGGCGGATCCCAGACCTGGACGGCCGAGTCGGACGACATCCGGTACGGCGGCGCGTGGCTTTCCCTGCTGAAGAATTACATTGCCGGCCCCCCGGTCGAATTCCGCCGGGTCCGGCTCCGGGAACCCAGCGCGAAGGACGGCTGTTCGGCCGTGGGATAA
- a CDS encoding polysaccharide biosynthesis tyrosine autokinase, protein MELAEYGRAIVRGWLWVLAGLLAGLGAAALVTASTIPMYQSAVKFYVVSHTAVGQSPLQSLELSRGRVAAYASLIESDSFIRQLFSSNSSVPSAEVEGSISASANQDTRILTVVVSLPDPAKATQAAQTIASRLSESLRAVEAGQTKDAAGQTDLNVVGGPTASTDPVSPRVGLNLGLGALLGLGAGIVLVVSRRLGDKRLRTPAEVEEAAAVPVLARIPAAGEAGNFISILQQRPASGFDEAARRLRTNIDHLPAAPASAVLVITSATPGEGKSTVALMLARAWAEAGERTLLVEADLHKPQLAHDLGLPGGLGLTDVLAGRSALKSVIQHAPGAGFDVVAAGAAPDNPTELIASRSMTAVLGEMRGSYTRVIIDAPALQPLSDAALLAVRSDSTVMVVMYQKVSRELLRSSLRNLELVKGRVSGAVLTALPRQLAEAVPAGLRRSRLSGARRKRRAAPAAPVEPQPVTEAAGKH, encoded by the coding sequence TTGGAGTTGGCAGAGTACGGGCGCGCGATAGTCCGGGGCTGGTTGTGGGTACTGGCAGGTCTGCTGGCGGGTCTGGGCGCCGCGGCGCTCGTCACTGCCAGCACAATTCCTATGTACCAAAGCGCCGTCAAGTTCTATGTGGTGTCCCATACGGCGGTCGGCCAGTCACCCCTTCAGTCCCTCGAACTGTCGCGCGGACGTGTCGCTGCCTATGCCAGCCTGATCGAGAGCGATAGTTTCATCCGTCAGCTGTTCAGCAGCAATTCGAGTGTCCCGTCCGCGGAAGTTGAGGGCAGCATCAGCGCCTCGGCAAACCAGGACACCCGGATCCTCACCGTCGTGGTGAGCCTCCCCGACCCCGCGAAGGCGACCCAGGCGGCCCAGACCATTGCCTCTCGTCTCAGCGAATCGCTCCGCGCCGTTGAGGCCGGGCAGACCAAGGACGCTGCCGGCCAGACCGACCTCAACGTGGTTGGAGGGCCGACGGCGTCCACGGATCCGGTGTCGCCGCGCGTCGGGTTGAACCTCGGGCTCGGGGCATTGCTGGGACTCGGCGCCGGCATCGTTCTGGTGGTCTCGCGCCGGCTGGGGGACAAGAGGCTCCGGACCCCGGCTGAGGTGGAGGAAGCCGCCGCGGTGCCCGTGCTTGCGCGCATTCCCGCTGCCGGTGAGGCTGGTAATTTCATCTCCATCCTGCAGCAGCGGCCGGCCTCCGGGTTTGACGAGGCCGCGCGGCGGCTCCGGACCAATATCGACCATTTACCGGCCGCGCCGGCTTCCGCCGTCCTGGTTATTACTTCGGCTACCCCGGGTGAGGGAAAATCCACGGTAGCCCTCATGCTGGCACGCGCCTGGGCCGAGGCGGGGGAACGCACCCTGCTGGTGGAGGCCGACCTCCACAAGCCGCAGCTGGCTCACGATCTAGGGCTGCCAGGCGGACTTGGCCTCACTGATGTCCTCGCCGGCCGCTCCGCCCTGAAAAGCGTCATCCAGCACGCACCGGGCGCCGGGTTCGACGTCGTGGCCGCCGGAGCCGCCCCGGACAATCCGACCGAACTCATCGCAAGCCGGTCCATGACCGCCGTGCTGGGCGAAATGCGGGGCTCTTACACCCGTGTGATCATTGACGCGCCCGCCCTGCAGCCGCTGAGCGATGCAGCGCTGCTGGCGGTCCGGTCCGACTCGACGGTGATGGTCGTGATGTACCAGAAGGTCAGCCGCGAATTGCTGCGGTCATCGCTGCGGAACCTGGAACTGGTCAAGGGGCGGGTGTCGGGGGCCGTTCTGACGGCGCTGCCGCGCCAGCTCGCGGAGGCTGTCCCGGCGGGCCTCAGGCGTTCCCGGCTGTCGGGGGCGCGGCGGAAACGGAGGGCGGCGCCGGCAGCGCCGGTGGAACCGCAGCCGGTCACCGAAGCTGCCGGAAAGCACTGA
- a CDS encoding glycosyltransferase, which produces MSNRRQHLSVLVAHPSADLYGSDRVLLETVEGLRRAGAQVVVTLPASGPLVPEIERRGATVVLSPTPVLRKSMLSVPGMLRLAVTSARGLRSSIGVIRTARPDVILANTITVPLWTLAGRLTGVPVVTHVHEAEANAPRVLRAALALPLLLSHGILTNSQFSAETLAAALPFLRGRSEILYNGVPGPTVAVAPRDGLHGGLRILYVGRLSHRKGVDVAIDALLELRSSGVEAKLGIVGAVFPGYEDYEAGLREQVAANGAESHVTFHGFQNGIWPFLAESDVVVVPSRIDEPFGNTAVEAVLASRPVIVSNTSGLREAAAGYRSAQFVEPGDVGELAAALARVSVGWQDYQADARVDSAEAVRRHSPEHYGRLMAGHLAQAAGKAL; this is translated from the coding sequence ATGTCTAACAGGCGGCAACACCTCTCGGTGCTGGTGGCGCATCCCAGCGCGGATCTCTATGGTTCGGACCGGGTGCTGCTGGAAACCGTTGAGGGACTTCGGCGGGCCGGCGCCCAGGTTGTGGTGACGTTGCCGGCGTCGGGCCCGTTGGTTCCGGAAATCGAGCGCCGCGGGGCTACGGTCGTGTTGTCCCCAACGCCGGTGCTGCGCAAAAGCATGCTGTCCGTGCCCGGTATGTTACGGCTGGCCGTCACATCCGCCCGCGGACTACGCAGCAGTATCGGCGTAATCCGGACGGCGCGCCCGGACGTGATCCTCGCCAACACCATCACGGTCCCGCTCTGGACTCTGGCCGGCCGCCTGACGGGCGTGCCCGTGGTCACCCATGTGCACGAGGCCGAAGCGAACGCCCCGCGGGTGCTGCGGGCAGCCCTGGCCCTGCCGCTGCTTCTCTCCCACGGGATCCTGACGAACAGCCAGTTCAGCGCCGAGACACTGGCCGCGGCGCTCCCGTTCCTGCGTGGCCGCTCGGAGATCCTTTATAACGGCGTCCCCGGACCGACCGTTGCGGTCGCACCGCGTGACGGTCTCCACGGAGGGCTCCGGATCCTGTACGTGGGCCGGCTGTCCCACCGCAAGGGTGTCGACGTCGCGATCGACGCGCTGCTGGAGCTTCGGAGCTCCGGAGTGGAGGCCAAACTGGGCATTGTCGGTGCGGTTTTCCCCGGCTACGAGGATTACGAGGCGGGGCTGCGCGAGCAGGTTGCGGCCAACGGTGCGGAGAGTCATGTCACTTTCCACGGTTTTCAAAACGGGATCTGGCCCTTCCTGGCTGAGTCCGACGTCGTCGTCGTGCCGTCACGGATTGATGAGCCGTTCGGCAACACGGCGGTGGAGGCAGTGCTGGCCTCGCGGCCGGTCATCGTCAGCAACACTTCTGGCCTGCGGGAGGCGGCGGCCGGTTACCGCTCGGCCCAGTTCGTTGAACCCGGCGACGTCGGCGAACTCGCCGCCGCTCTGGCGAGGGTTTCAGTCGGCTGGCAGGACTACCAGGCGGATGCGCGAGTCGACTCCGCGGAAGCCGTGCGTCGGCACAGCCCGGAGCACTACGGAAGGTTGATGGCAGGCCATCTGGCCCAGGCAGCCGGCAAGGCGCTGTGA